DNA sequence from the Streptomyces sp. MST-110588 genome:
TGTGGAGACCCTTTCGCGGGGCTCGTTCGTGGGCCGGGCACAGGAACTCCTCGCGCTGGTGGCCGAGCATCCGCACGGCCTCGCCGGAACGTTCCCCGGCTCGCCGCACGCCTTCACCGCGATGCTGGCGCAGCGCGAGCAGGACCAGGTGCGCTGGCGTACCTGGCACGCCTATCCGCAGGAAGGGCGGCTGGTCGCGACCCGTACGCGGGTGGGCGTCCAGGCGGTGGCGGCGGTGTGAGCGTACGGAGTGCACCCGTGTGGGTGACAGGGGGCGTCCTGGGCGTCACGTAGCGTTCACTTCGTGATCGACCCGCCAGAGCCCGCCTCTCCCGAGGCTCCCGGGCCTCCCGAGGCCCTCAAACCGGCACGGCTGCCCGTGTCGGCCGGACTCGGCCGTCTGCTGGTCCTCACCGTCGTCTTCCTCTGCGCCGCCTGCGGCCTGGTGTACGAACTCGAACTGGTCGCCCTGGCCTCGTACTTGGCCGGCGACTCCGTCACCCAGGCGTCCGTCGTCCTGTCCGTCATGGTCTTCGCGATGGGCGTCGGCTCGCTGCTCGCCAAGCGGCTGCGGTGCCGGGCCGCCGTCGGGTTCGGGGCGGTGGAGGCGCTGCTCGCGCTCATCGGCGGCTACTCCGCCATGGCGCTCTACGCCTGCTTCGCCTGGCTGGCCCAGTCCCGCTCGGTCCTGGTGGGCTTCTCGCTGGCCATCGGCGTCCTCATCGGTGCGGAGGTGCCGCTGCTGATGACGCTCATCCAGCGCGTCCGCCGGCAGGACCCGGGCGGCGCGGTGGCCGATCTCTTCGCCGCCGATTACGTGGGTGCCCTGGTCGGCGGGCTGGCGTTCCCCTTCCTCCTGCTGCCGGTTCTGGGCCAGTTGACGGGCGCGCTGCTGACCGGCACGGTCAACGCCGTGGCGGGCGGCGCGCTGGTGCTGTGGCTGTTCGGCCGCGATCTGACCGTACGGTCACGGTGGCTGCTGATCGTCGCGAACGTGCTGGTGCTGGCGCTGCTCGCGGTGGGTACGGCACTGGCGGCGCCCTTCGAACGGGCCGCGCGGCAGGCGGTGTACGGCGCCGCGGCGCGGGTGGCCCTGCGCACCGGCGTACAGGAAGTCGTCATCACGGACGGTGTGGCGGACGCCGGCGCCGGTGGGGCGCAGGAGGGCTCCGGGGGCGGCGCGGGAGACGGGGCGGCAGGAGCCGGCGGGGGCACGGACGGGGACCGTACGGACAGTACGAGCGGGACCGGAGGGGCTGGCGGGGCCGGGCAGGGCCAGGGTGGCGCGGGCGCCGGAAGCGGCGGGCGGGACGCGGCGGCCCCGGGCGGGCAGCAGGGGGCTGACGGGCCGGGCCGTACGGGGCGGGGCGGTGGCCGGCCGCTGGCCCTCTACCTGGACGGGCGGCTGCGCGCCAGCTCCGACAACGAGTTCCGCTACCACGAGGCGCTGGTGCACCCGGCCATGGCGGGCCACCCCCGCCGCCGGGTGCTGGTGCTCGGCGGCGGGGACGGGCTGGCCGCGCGGGAGGTGCTGCGCTACCGCGACGTCCGCTCCGTGACGGTCATCGAACTCGACCCGGACGTCACCCGGCTGGCGCGTACCGACCCGGGCCTGTCCGCCCTGAACCACCACGCACTGCGCGACCGCCGGGTACGGGTCGTGACCGGCGACGCGTTCGACTGGCTGCGGCGCCGGGCGCCCGCGGAGGTCCGGCGCCGGGGCGCATACGACGTCGTGATCTGCGACCTCCCCGACCCCGGGGGCACGGCCAGCACCAAGCTCTACTCCCAGGAGTTCTACGGCCTGACGGCGCGAGTGCTCGCCAAGCAGGGGCGGGTGGTGGTGCACGCGGGTCGTCCGGGGGCGCGACCGGGCTCCTTCTGGACGGTGGACGCGACCTTGCGGTCCGTACCGTTCGCGACGGTTCCATACGGGGTCCCCGGCGGCGGGATCGGCTTCCTGTCCTGGGGATTCCTGCTGGCCGCGCGGCGCCCTCCGCCGCTGGTCCTGGCGCCGGACGCGCCACCTCTGCGGTCCCTGAACCCCGGCATCCTGCGCGCCGCCGGCCGGGCGCTGGCTTCGGCCCGCCCGCCCGGCCTGGCGCCGTCGACGCTGATGCGTCCCCGGTACCTGGGCTGAGGGTCCCGGTGTGCGGTTGAGGCATCCAGGCCGGGCGGACGGGCGCGGACCACGCGTATGGACGAGGAAAGTTCCGCAGGACCGGGCACGTGTACGGGGGCCGCTGGGTAGGCTCCCGTGTCATGGAGCATGAGGTGTTCGTTCCGTTTTCCGTCGGGACCGTACGGCAGGCGCTCGGCGAGCCCGGGCGGGTGGCGCGCTGCGTCCCCGGAGTCCAGTTGGACGCCGACGCGGGCCCCGGCGCGCCCGAGGGGCGGCTGCGGCTGCGTGTCGGCAGCTCGACGATCACCTATCGCGGCACGCTGACGGTGAGCGTGCCGGAGGGGGACAAGGACGGGGAGGGGGACGGGGGGCCGGACTTGTCCTCGCATCCGGAGCCGGGGACCTCCGTGGCGCCGCCGGCCGTCGTCGTCCACGCGCGCGGTACGGAATCCCGCGGTGGCGGCTCCGTCGACCTGACGCTCACGGTGCGGTTGTCCGCGTCCGCGTCCGGGCCCGGGGCCGCGTCCGGACCGGCGGGAGAGAGCGGTACGACGCTGGTCTGCTCCGGCACCGTCCGCAGCGAGGGCCGGCTCGCGGAGGCCACGCCCCAGGCCGCCGAAGCCACGGGCCGCCGTCTCCTGGACCGCTTCGCCGCCAACCTGGCGACCGACCTCACGGAACGCCCGCTCCAGGCCCCGCCCGCGGCCGGTGCTCCCTCGGACACCTCCTCCGATACTCCGTCCGGCACTCCGTCCGGCGCCCCGGCTGGCACCACGTCCGACGGCCCTGACCAGCCTGGCCGGCCCGCCCCCGCCGATCCCGCCGACCCGGCGGACCTGTCCGATCTGCCCGGGCACCCCGATCACGCGGCCCTTTTCGAGGTCGAGGTGCCGCCGCCTTCCCTCGACCCGCTCACCGACGACGAGCTGGCGGCAGTGGCTCCGGCCGAGGCCGCGCACGCCCGCCGCACGATGATCGGCCGCAGCGCGGAGGAGGTGGACCACGCCCCGCCGCGTGGCCGCTACGCCCCGGTGCCGGCCCCCGAGTCGGCCTCGGCCACCGACACCCTGCGCTGGGCGGCCCCCGCCGCCGCGGTTCTCCTGGCCTCCGCCGTACTGGTGGGCCGTATCCTGCGCCGCCGTCGCTGAGGGGTGTCCGTGAACCGTGCCGTGGAGGAGTCCAACCGCCGCATGCTGCGGGCACGGGACGCGATGGACCGTGCGTACGCGCAGCCGCTGGACGTCCCGGCGCTGGCCAGGATCGCCCATGTGTCCCCGGCGCACTTCACGCGTACGTTCCGGGCCACGTTCGGTGAGACGCCGCACCGCTATCTCCAGCGCCGCCGGGTCGAGCGGGCGATGTTCCTGCTGCGGGAGACCGACCGCAGCGTGACGGACATCTGCTTCGAGGTCGGTTTCGGCAGCCCGGGGACGTTCAGCCGTACGTTCCGCGACATCGTCGGCCGGTCCCCGAGGACGTACCGGAAGGAAGCGGTGGCCGTCGGCGTGCCGACGTGCTTCACGATGGCGTGGACGCGCCCGAGCGCCTGACCGCCCATGCCGTCCGTGCCGCCTCCTGCCGTCGTACCGCCGTTCCGCCGCCGGTGCCGGTGCCGGCCGAGCAGTTTTGGATAAGTTTTCCTCCGGTCCGGCCACTAGCGTGAGGGACATGTTCAACGCCATCACGCACTCGCAGATATACGTTCTCGACCA
Encoded proteins:
- a CDS encoding carbon monoxide dehydrogenase subunit G — encoded protein: MEHEVFVPFSVGTVRQALGEPGRVARCVPGVQLDADAGPGAPEGRLRLRVGSSTITYRGTLTVSVPEGDKDGEGDGGPDLSSHPEPGTSVAPPAVVVHARGTESRGGGSVDLTLTVRLSASASGPGAASGPAGESGTTLVCSGTVRSEGRLAEATPQAAEATGRRLLDRFAANLATDLTERPLQAPPAAGAPSDTSSDTPSGTPSGAPAGTTSDGPDQPGRPAPADPADPADLSDLPGHPDHAALFEVEVPPPSLDPLTDDELAAVAPAEAAHARRTMIGRSAEEVDHAPPRGRYAPVPAPESASATDTLRWAAPAAAVLLASAVLVGRILRRRR
- a CDS encoding spermidine synthase, translating into MIDPPEPASPEAPGPPEALKPARLPVSAGLGRLLVLTVVFLCAACGLVYELELVALASYLAGDSVTQASVVLSVMVFAMGVGSLLAKRLRCRAAVGFGAVEALLALIGGYSAMALYACFAWLAQSRSVLVGFSLAIGVLIGAEVPLLMTLIQRVRRQDPGGAVADLFAADYVGALVGGLAFPFLLLPVLGQLTGALLTGTVNAVAGGALVLWLFGRDLTVRSRWLLIVANVLVLALLAVGTALAAPFERAARQAVYGAAARVALRTGVQEVVITDGVADAGAGGAQEGSGGGAGDGAAGAGGGTDGDRTDSTSGTGGAGGAGQGQGGAGAGSGGRDAAAPGGQQGADGPGRTGRGGGRPLALYLDGRLRASSDNEFRYHEALVHPAMAGHPRRRVLVLGGGDGLAAREVLRYRDVRSVTVIELDPDVTRLARTDPGLSALNHHALRDRRVRVVTGDAFDWLRRRAPAEVRRRGAYDVVICDLPDPGGTASTKLYSQEFYGLTARVLAKQGRVVVHAGRPGARPGSFWTVDATLRSVPFATVPYGVPGGGIGFLSWGFLLAARRPPPLVLAPDAPPLRSLNPGILRAAGRALASARPPGLAPSTLMRPRYLG
- a CDS encoding AraC family transcriptional regulator; this translates as MNRAVEESNRRMLRARDAMDRAYAQPLDVPALARIAHVSPAHFTRTFRATFGETPHRYLQRRRVERAMFLLRETDRSVTDICFEVGFGSPGTFSRTFRDIVGRSPRTYRKEAVAVGVPTCFTMAWTRPSA